From Desulfurobacterium pacificum, a single genomic window includes:
- the crcB gene encoding fluoride efflux transporter CrcB, with protein MLAVYVGVGGFLGAIARFLIAGFVQKTLGTTFPVGTLCVNVLGSFLIGFLVMVFEYVIAPEWKAMLITGFLGALTTFSTFSYETVVLIQEGLFLKAFFNVAVNVITCLTATTGGIAFFRLLFRV; from the coding sequence ATGCTGGCGGTTTATGTGGGGGTGGGTGGATTTTTAGGCGCAATAGCGAGATTTCTCATAGCCGGATTCGTTCAGAAAACGTTAGGAACAACGTTTCCAGTAGGAACGTTATGCGTCAACGTTTTAGGAAGCTTCTTGATAGGTTTTTTAGTAATGGTGTTTGAATACGTTATAGCACCAGAATGGAAAGCAATGTTAATAACAGGTTTTTTAGGGGCATTAACAACCTTTTCAACCTTCAGCTACGAAACAGTAGTTCTTATACAGGAGGGGCTTTTCCTTAAAGCGTTTTTCAACGTTGCCGTTAACGTAATAACCTGTCTTACAGCAACCACAGGAGGTATAGCTTTTTTCCGTCTCCTATTTAGAGTTTAA
- a CDS encoding TIGR01212 family radical SAM protein (This family includes YhcC from E. coli K-12, an uncharacterized radical SAM protein.) — MRYFSFSEYLRKTFNAKVYRVTVDAGFTCPNRDGTKGTGGCIYCYAGSEYNPDKRLLSVEEQIAKGIERVKRRYGAEKFLVYFQAFTNTYAPVEKLKEIYDTVRKFSEVVGIIIGTRPDCVPDEVLELINSYTEDYQVWIEYGLESPHFKSLRWMNRRHGVSDFIDAVLRTRRFEKIKICAHVILGIPLEDEEDMLETADFLSAIRVDGVKIHPLHVIKNTKLAEIYEREKFSLLELNSYVNLAVRFIERLRPDIVVQRVTGEAPEDLLIAPEWCSHREKNRVINLIRKRMEELDTYQGAKCRFLSMVR, encoded by the coding sequence ATGAGGTATTTCTCCTTTTCTGAATACCTCAGGAAAACTTTTAACGCAAAGGTTTACAGGGTAACGGTAGATGCAGGTTTTACCTGTCCCAACAGAGATGGGACGAAAGGGACGGGGGGATGTATCTACTGTTACGCTGGTTCCGAATATAACCCTGACAAAAGGCTTTTAAGCGTTGAAGAACAGATAGCTAAAGGAATTGAAAGGGTTAAAAGGCGCTATGGGGCAGAGAAGTTTTTGGTTTACTTTCAGGCTTTTACCAATACCTACGCGCCTGTTGAAAAGTTAAAGGAAATCTACGATACGGTAAGAAAGTTTAGCGAAGTTGTTGGAATAATAATTGGAACGAGACCTGACTGCGTTCCAGATGAAGTCCTTGAGCTTATAAATTCCTACACCGAAGACTATCAGGTATGGATAGAGTACGGACTGGAAAGCCCTCACTTTAAATCTTTAAGGTGGATGAACAGGAGACACGGCGTTTCCGACTTTATTGATGCCGTTTTAAGGACGCGTCGGTTTGAAAAAATAAAGATTTGTGCTCACGTTATTCTGGGAATTCCCCTTGAAGATGAAGAAGATATGCTTGAAACTGCTGACTTCCTTTCAGCTATCAGGGTTGACGGCGTAAAAATCCACCCCCTCCACGTCATTAAAAATACGAAGTTAGCTGAAATTTACGAGAGAGAAAAGTTCTCTCTTTTGGAGCTGAATTCTTACGTTAACCTTGCGGTAAGGTTTATAGAAAGGCTGCGCCCAGATATAGTTGTTCAAAGAGTTACAGGCGAAGCTCCTGAAGACTTACTGATAGCGCCTGAGTGGTGCAGCCACAGAGAGAAGAATAGGGTAATTAATCTGATAAGAAAAAGAATGGAAGAACTTGATACCTATCAGGGCGCCAAGTGCCGATTTTTATCTATGGTAAGGTGA
- a CDS encoding TIGR03936 family radical SAM-associated protein: MSSVVTFDEETLQALYGVKKPASYLSLELNLKYHRFEEREVRFVLTYPDLYEIGTSHIGGKILLHTINNLTDFALMHRAYLPRPDMQEFMKKRGIPLFTIEEKRPVREYELWGFSLSSELTYTNLLKCLELAGIPLLSEERKGFPIVFAGGPCVYNPVPLSPFVDFFSIGDGEETLIEVAKTLREVKKQGGSREDFLHAIKNIKGVWVPKFGRYPVKKAIFHSFSPTYFHTNFPVPTVETSQDRIAIEASRGCLRGCRFCQAGYVYRPYREKDENTILKILDETFKNTGYEEASLSSLSISDHSRFNQLVPLIMEYCYKNTISLSLPSMRVKGFNPDLASQLMQVKKTGFTLAPEVGSDRLRSCINKDLTNEDLYRAVEGLFERGWNRLKLYFMIGLPFETEEDIDALIEMLWQVHKIGKRFKGRKHLAAGISIFVPKPFTPFQWEAFSSREEAEEKIQKIKKKSPRTFTLRFHDYRQSLIEAILTRGDEDTAKLLLSAHKHGCQLDEWNEYLNWEGWLKAFEETAFPVEKAIAKRDINEELPWDFIKGVVTKKFLLRELEKAKNAIRTPDCRIAGCHGCGACTKEEIEKLKEHPIPEKIEFTVPPRPKKEFPLKKKLAVVFEKVKEAKFLSLLDLTRAFTRAFRKFQIPLRYSQGFNPHPKLNILLGLPVGVEGLGEIVEVELTEDFTFSKELIKEINNFLPNGLRLKSAFEIDKKSSLINKITEVTYHIKPLKEAGNWEFLKTGTLIDRKGREINLKEKIKSYGFKDGILTVVLTVTNGNILNVQDLLNAAGLNLENTKVWREPLVKS; the protein is encoded by the coding sequence ATGAGTTCTGTCGTAACTTTTGACGAAGAAACGCTCCAGGCACTTTACGGCGTTAAAAAACCTGCAAGCTACCTTTCTTTAGAGTTAAATCTAAAATACCACCGCTTTGAAGAAAGAGAAGTCAGGTTCGTTCTAACCTATCCAGACCTTTACGAAATCGGGACTTCCCATATAGGCGGAAAAATCCTCCTCCACACCATCAACAACCTGACAGACTTTGCCCTCATGCACAGAGCTTACCTGCCCCGACCCGACATGCAGGAATTTATGAAAAAGCGGGGAATTCCCCTTTTCACGATAGAAGAGAAGAGACCGGTGAGGGAGTATGAGTTGTGGGGATTTTCCCTGTCATCAGAACTCACCTACACCAACCTTCTTAAATGCCTTGAGCTTGCCGGTATTCCTCTACTTAGCGAAGAAAGAAAAGGCTTCCCGATAGTATTTGCAGGAGGTCCCTGCGTTTACAACCCCGTTCCGCTATCACCTTTCGTTGACTTCTTCTCAATCGGTGACGGCGAAGAAACTCTAATAGAGGTGGCAAAAACATTAAGAGAGGTTAAAAAGCAGGGAGGCAGCAGAGAAGACTTCCTTCACGCAATAAAAAACATTAAAGGAGTTTGGGTTCCGAAATTCGGCAGATATCCGGTCAAAAAAGCCATCTTTCATTCCTTTTCACCCACTTATTTCCACACCAACTTTCCCGTTCCAACGGTTGAAACATCTCAGGACAGAATAGCCATTGAAGCGTCCCGCGGATGTTTAAGGGGCTGCAGGTTCTGTCAGGCAGGCTACGTTTACAGACCTTACAGAGAAAAAGATGAAAATACAATTCTCAAAATCCTTGACGAAACGTTTAAAAACACAGGATACGAAGAAGCCTCTCTTTCTTCTCTTTCAATATCTGACCACAGCAGATTCAACCAATTAGTTCCGTTGATAATGGAATACTGCTACAAAAACACGATATCTCTTTCCCTTCCATCAATGAGAGTTAAAGGCTTCAATCCTGACTTAGCATCCCAACTGATGCAAGTTAAAAAAACAGGTTTTACGCTGGCACCTGAAGTAGGCTCAGACAGGCTGAGAAGTTGTATAAACAAAGACCTAACCAACGAAGACCTATACAGAGCAGTAGAAGGGCTGTTTGAAAGAGGCTGGAACAGGCTAAAGCTATACTTCATGATAGGACTACCCTTTGAAACGGAAGAAGACATAGATGCTCTCATAGAAATGCTCTGGCAGGTTCACAAAATCGGAAAACGATTTAAAGGCAGAAAACACTTAGCAGCAGGTATTTCCATATTCGTTCCCAAACCTTTTACTCCGTTTCAGTGGGAAGCCTTCAGCAGCAGAGAAGAAGCAGAAGAGAAAATCCAGAAAATCAAGAAAAAATCCCCCCGCACCTTCACCTTACGCTTCCACGACTACCGCCAATCTCTCATTGAAGCCATTCTAACGCGAGGCGATGAGGACACGGCAAAACTTCTACTTTCTGCCCACAAACACGGCTGCCAGCTTGACGAGTGGAACGAATACTTAAACTGGGAAGGCTGGCTGAAAGCCTTTGAAGAAACGGCATTTCCAGTTGAAAAGGCAATCGCCAAAAGAGATATAAATGAAGAACTACCCTGGGACTTTATAAAAGGCGTTGTAACGAAAAAGTTTCTGTTAAGAGAACTTGAAAAAGCAAAAAACGCCATCAGAACGCCAGACTGCAGAATAGCCGGATGCCACGGCTGCGGCGCCTGCACAAAAGAAGAAATAGAGAAGCTCAAAGAACACCCGATACCGGAAAAGATAGAATTCACCGTCCCGCCGCGCCCCAAAAAAGAATTTCCTCTAAAGAAGAAGTTAGCAGTCGTATTTGAAAAAGTGAAAGAAGCAAAATTCCTATCTCTTTTAGACTTGACGAGAGCCTTCACCCGGGCGTTCAGAAAATTCCAGATACCCTTAAGATATTCTCAAGGCTTTAACCCCCACCCCAAACTAAACATACTCTTAGGCTTACCCGTAGGCGTTGAAGGATTGGGCGAAATCGTCGAAGTAGAACTAACTGAAGACTTTACCTTTTCTAAAGAATTAATAAAAGAAATCAACAACTTCCTGCCCAACGGACTCAGGCTCAAGTCAGCCTTTGAAATAGACAAAAAAAGCAGCCTCATAAACAAAATCACAGAAGTAACCTACCACATAAAACCCCTAAAAGAAGCAGGAAACTGGGAATTCCTAAAAACAGGAACGCTCATAGACAGAAAAGGCAGAGAAATCAACCTGAAAGAGAAGATAAAATCCTACGGTTTCAAAGACGGAATACTAACGGTTGTTTTAACCGTTACAAACGGCAATATTTTAAACGTGCAAGACCTGCTCAACGCAGCAGGCTTAAACCTTGAAAACACAAAAGTATGGAGAGAACCGCTTGTCAAAAGTTAA
- the mltG gene encoding endolytic transglycosylase MltG, producing MKKLLPFLAVLLFISTFITYALRDFLFPKEVNVKLKIKKGESVKQVIERLKEQNVISHVLPVYIWVKLKKLKVKEGCYEFSGKLTAGEILEEFTKGHPCLVSFTIRPGDDLFSVDKTLSQTGICSKGEVLKLSKDKDFLKKLNIPFLEGYLFPDTYKVAQEANCRKALSVPVKEFKDRVYPLFEGYNPPPLVKKALKKVTLPKILIVASIIEKETSNEKEKPLIASVIYNRLTKGMKLQCDPTVFYAYKMAGIEKKRLHRGDVDFPSPYNTYYVRGLPPTPICNPSLSSIKAAMYPAKTQYLYFVAYGNKHLFSKSYNQHLKLIREIYRYGKAVRNR from the coding sequence ATGAAAAAACTGCTTCCGTTCTTAGCAGTTCTCCTTTTTATCTCTACTTTCATTACCTATGCGTTACGCGATTTTCTCTTCCCAAAAGAAGTAAACGTTAAACTGAAAATTAAAAAGGGAGAAAGCGTTAAGCAGGTAATTGAAAGGCTCAAGGAGCAAAACGTTATCTCTCACGTTTTACCGGTCTATATCTGGGTTAAACTCAAGAAACTTAAAGTGAAGGAAGGATGTTACGAGTTTAGCGGTAAACTAACTGCAGGAGAAATTCTTGAAGAGTTCACCAAAGGGCATCCCTGCCTTGTTTCTTTTACAATTCGTCCAGGTGATGACTTGTTTTCTGTTGATAAAACGCTGAGCCAAACGGGAATCTGCTCAAAGGGTGAAGTTTTAAAGCTTTCAAAAGATAAAGATTTTTTGAAAAAGCTGAATATCCCTTTTTTAGAAGGATACCTGTTTCCCGATACTTACAAAGTAGCACAAGAAGCAAACTGCAGAAAGGCTCTAAGCGTTCCAGTAAAAGAATTTAAAGATAGAGTATATCCGCTGTTTGAAGGTTATAACCCTCCTCCTTTAGTAAAAAAGGCGTTAAAGAAAGTAACTTTACCGAAAATTCTCATTGTTGCCTCAATAATAGAAAAAGAAACGTCCAACGAAAAGGAAAAACCTTTAATAGCGAGCGTAATATACAACAGGCTTACAAAAGGGATGAAACTCCAGTGTGACCCAACCGTTTTTTACGCCTACAAAATGGCAGGGATAGAGAAGAAAAGGCTTCACAGGGGAGATGTGGATTTTCCATCTCCGTACAATACCTATTACGTAAGGGGCTTACCCCCAACGCCCATCTGTAATCCATCTCTCAGTTCCATTAAAGCTGCCATGTATCCTGCCAAAACCCAATACCTTTACTTCGTGGCATATGGCAATAAACACCTTTTCTCAAAAAGCTATAATCAACATTTAAAACTAATCAGGGAAATTTACAGGTATGGCAAAGCGGTTCGTAATAGATAG
- a CDS encoding DUF481 domain-containing protein, giving the protein MKSRFLLIVIFSLFPALCYGGNDNSVSLSYSETSGNTNTKAFSAGYQITKDIGKWNLYSEGNYLYKEDNGKESANRVSMENRGERSISEKLSFFVKNFIFSDRFSGYDFRVGIGPGIAWYPFKTEKQQLRIGTTVSYVYNNYADGTTDSYGQSEISVDYTRQLKENVQLEQGIDYQISLKNGNDYFIHSKTNLKVGLTENLSLEISYTVDYQNLLPEGTEYHTDKTFFTGVVYSF; this is encoded by the coding sequence TTGAAAAGCAGATTCCTTCTAATCGTTATTTTCAGTCTTTTCCCTGCACTATGCTACGGAGGAAACGATAACTCAGTATCCCTTTCCTACTCTGAAACTTCCGGAAATACTAACACAAAGGCTTTTTCTGCAGGATATCAGATAACAAAAGATATAGGAAAGTGGAATCTTTACTCTGAAGGAAACTACCTCTATAAAGAGGACAATGGAAAAGAAAGTGCCAACAGAGTGTCTATGGAAAACAGGGGTGAAAGAAGCATATCGGAAAAGCTGTCCTTCTTCGTGAAGAATTTTATTTTCTCCGACAGGTTTTCCGGTTACGATTTTAGAGTAGGAATTGGTCCCGGTATTGCGTGGTATCCTTTTAAAACCGAAAAACAGCAACTAAGGATAGGAACAACCGTCAGTTACGTTTACAATAACTACGCAGATGGAACTACAGACAGCTACGGTCAGTCTGAAATCTCTGTAGACTATACAAGACAGCTTAAAGAGAACGTTCAGCTTGAGCAAGGAATTGATTACCAAATATCTCTAAAAAACGGCAATGACTACTTCATTCACAGCAAAACCAATTTAAAAGTAGGATTAACTGAAAACCTTTCACTTGAGATTTCCTACACGGTTGACTACCAGAACTTGTTACCTGAAGGAACGGAATACCACACGGATAAAACGTTTTTTACGGGAGTTGTGTATAGCTTCTGA
- a CDS encoding ATP cone domain-containing protein — translation MAKRFVIDSAGEKYPFSRGVLVRSLTKAGLTVEEAYKIADEVASSFKGTITSEELTNLVYSILKKKFGTKVARRYKRLVGEREILVAEPDGKTFVPFSRGILAGSIRSAGASVQEAFEIAKEVAEALRKKGVFRVTRNELREITAELISKRLGKEFSKRYLLWRKIKHLGKPLIILIGGATGVGKSRLAAELAGILEINRMASTDSIREVMRKMISKELVPSIHVSSYEAGKVIYKFGEMSKKDKIIYGFLDQAEKVLTGVEAVVCRAIKENVSLVVEGIHLLPGSFKKFCDKAYVVEILLTTLDEEIHKSRFYSREKKSSRTSKKYLRNFRAIRIIQDFLYHLAKENGTPIVENIDFDETRDRVLQIITDSLIKQVGV, via the coding sequence ATGGCAAAGCGGTTCGTAATAGATAGCGCTGGAGAAAAATACCCCTTCTCAAGGGGCGTTTTGGTAAGGTCTTTAACCAAAGCAGGACTTACCGTTGAAGAGGCTTACAAGATAGCAGACGAGGTTGCTTCCTCGTTTAAAGGCACTATCACTTCTGAAGAGCTGACAAACTTAGTTTATTCTATTTTGAAAAAGAAATTCGGAACAAAGGTTGCGCGGCGCTACAAGAGGTTAGTTGGTGAAAGAGAAATTTTAGTCGCAGAACCAGACGGCAAAACGTTCGTTCCTTTCTCAAGGGGAATTTTAGCAGGTTCTATCCGTTCGGCAGGGGCAAGCGTTCAGGAAGCGTTTGAGATAGCGAAAGAAGTTGCGGAGGCTTTAAGGAAAAAAGGAGTTTTCCGCGTAACGAGAAACGAACTGAGAGAGATTACCGCGGAATTGATAAGCAAAAGGTTAGGAAAAGAGTTCAGCAAGAGATACTTACTCTGGCGGAAAATCAAACATTTAGGAAAGCCTTTAATCATTTTGATAGGCGGAGCAACCGGTGTAGGGAAATCTCGCCTCGCCGCAGAGCTTGCAGGCATTTTGGAAATCAACAGGATGGCGTCAACCGATTCTATAAGAGAAGTTATGAGGAAGATGATTTCAAAGGAGTTAGTTCCTTCCATACACGTATCAAGTTACGAAGCCGGAAAGGTTATCTACAAGTTCGGTGAAATGAGTAAGAAAGACAAGATTATCTACGGATTTTTAGACCAGGCTGAAAAGGTTTTGACCGGCGTTGAGGCGGTAGTGTGCAGAGCTATTAAAGAGAACGTCAGTTTAGTTGTTGAAGGAATACACCTGCTACCTGGTTCTTTCAAAAAGTTCTGCGACAAAGCGTACGTTGTGGAAATCCTACTAACAACCTTAGATGAAGAGATTCACAAAAGCCGATTCTACTCACGGGAGAAAAAATCCTCCCGCACCAGCAAAAAATACCTGCGCAACTTTAGAGCGATAAGAATCATTCAGGATTTTCTCTACCACCTGGCAAAAGAGAACGGAACGCCAATAGTTGAAAACATAGATTTTGATGAAACGAGAGACAGAGTTCTTCAAATAATTACAGATTCTCTCATCAAACAGGTAGGAGTGTAG
- the rsfS gene encoding ribosome silencing factor: protein MDSIEKLKVALKAALDKKAEDPTILDLRGLTTLADYFLIVSATSDTHARTIADEVEQKLKENGILPVNVEGYDQANWILIDYGDLIVHVFRPETRETYSLETLWMDAPRIEPSELINE, encoded by the coding sequence TTGGATAGTATTGAAAAGCTCAAAGTTGCACTCAAAGCAGCACTTGACAAGAAAGCTGAAGACCCGACAATTTTAGACTTAAGAGGATTGACCACCTTAGCCGATTACTTCCTCATAGTTTCAGCAACGTCAGACACACACGCAAGAACGATAGCAGACGAAGTAGAACAAAAACTTAAAGAAAACGGTATCCTTCCGGTCAACGTAGAAGGATACGACCAGGCAAACTGGATTTTGATAGACTACGGTGACCTTATCGTTCACGTGTTCCGTCCAGAAACGAGAGAAACCTACAGCCTTGAAACGCTCTGGATGGATGCGCCAAGAATAGAACCTTCAGAGTTGATAAACGAATAA
- a CDS encoding 23S rRNA (pseudouridine(1915)-N(3))-methyltransferase RlmH, giving the protein MKVRVVAVGKIPPHFHQAQEYYARRVPFLKIVEVKKKKTVEEEGKELLKEAKGFTVALDERGKELTSIEFARLLSSKANLSFLIGGADGLSEEVKTKADFTLSLSKMTLQHDVARIVLLEQIYRAYLINKGSPYHR; this is encoded by the coding sequence GTGAAAGTCAGAGTAGTAGCAGTTGGAAAAATCCCCCCTCACTTCCACCAAGCCCAAGAATACTACGCCCGCAGAGTTCCGTTCCTCAAAATCGTTGAAGTAAAAAAGAAAAAAACCGTTGAAGAAGAAGGAAAAGAACTTCTGAAAGAAGCAAAAGGCTTCACAGTAGCGTTAGACGAAAGAGGCAAGGAGCTGACCTCTATTGAGTTTGCCAGACTACTTTCCTCAAAAGCAAACCTTTCCTTTCTAATAGGCGGCGCAGACGGACTATCAGAAGAAGTAAAAACAAAAGCCGACTTTACCCTTTCCCTTTCAAAAATGACGCTCCAGCACGATGTAGCAAGAATCGTCCTTTTAGAACAAATTTACCGGGCTTACCTGATAAACAAAGGCTCACCTTACCATAGATAA
- a CDS encoding CDP-alcohol phosphatidyltransferase family protein gives MIGTAEVKSRAQEILKPLAEGLKSLGITPNLLTVAGFIFSLVSSFFICIGSLIGGAFFFALSGLCDMLDGIVARTTNSTTKFGAFLDSFLDRYADFFPLSAIAFLAFKEQDSLLLAFSLLSLMGSFATSYARARAESLGADCKAALLERPERFLLILLALLTGYLNFFIGVLAVFSNVTAVQRLICAFKRLK, from the coding sequence ATGATAGGGACTGCAGAAGTAAAGTCAAGGGCGCAAGAAATACTGAAACCTTTAGCCGAAGGGCTGAAAAGCTTAGGAATAACTCCAAACCTGTTAACAGTAGCAGGCTTCATTTTCTCTCTGGTTAGCAGTTTCTTTATCTGCATCGGAAGTCTAATTGGTGGAGCGTTCTTCTTCGCTCTTTCAGGTTTGTGTGATATGTTAGATGGAATAGTGGCAAGAACAACTAACAGCACCACTAAATTCGGTGCTTTTTTAGATTCCTTCTTAGACAGATACGCTGATTTTTTCCCTCTATCAGCAATAGCTTTCTTAGCTTTTAAGGAACAAGACTCTTTACTGCTGGCGTTTTCACTTCTTTCTCTAATGGGTTCGTTCGCCACAAGCTATGCAAGAGCAAGAGCGGAAAGTTTAGGAGCAGACTGCAAAGCTGCATTGCTTGAAAGACCAGAGCGGTTTCTGTTGATACTGTTAGCCCTACTAACAGGATACCTCAACTTTTTCATAGGCGTCCTGGCGGTATTTTCTAACGTTACGGCGGTTCAAAGGTTAATCTGCGCTTTTAAAAGGTTAAAATGA
- a CDS encoding outer membrane protein assembly factor BamD — protein MKRKLLLTTALGIALFSCSKIPTTTQEQYREGIKAAYQQDWGRAEELLKKALNGELSPQQQEKAKLFLADAYFNDGDFENAALNYEEFLELYPASPYAKDAMFRLGVCYLNLIKGPQWDQTFTKRAINTFEKFIKLYPNDPRVPKAKEYIKLARKILAEHDIYIGGTYDMLRKFTASIQRYKLAKEKYSDVEAPDRLDYLLGRAYYFTYIQADDEISRLKDKLEQEEERLHSNDPDERRVAKYRIKLIKSDIERWKETAKKNHVIGEKILKEVAEKYPNSPYGIKARRILLGEKILNVEPVINPIKHSIWWKIKETF, from the coding sequence ATGAAAAGAAAGCTACTCTTGACCACAGCCTTAGGAATTGCCCTGTTTTCCTGTTCTAAAATCCCCACCACAACTCAGGAACAGTATAGAGAAGGGATTAAAGCCGCCTATCAGCAAGACTGGGGAAGAGCAGAAGAACTGCTAAAGAAAGCACTAAACGGCGAATTGTCACCGCAGCAGCAGGAAAAGGCAAAACTCTTTTTAGCCGATGCCTACTTTAACGACGGAGACTTTGAAAACGCAGCCTTAAACTACGAAGAGTTTTTAGAACTATACCCCGCATCACCTTACGCAAAAGACGCCATGTTCAGGTTGGGCGTCTGCTACCTCAATCTCATAAAAGGTCCTCAGTGGGACCAGACCTTCACAAAAAGAGCTATAAACACCTTTGAAAAATTCATAAAGCTCTACCCAAACGACCCTCGTGTTCCCAAAGCTAAAGAATACATTAAATTAGCAAGAAAAATCTTAGCAGAACACGACATCTACATCGGCGGCACCTACGACATGCTGAGAAAGTTTACCGCATCAATTCAAAGATACAAATTGGCAAAAGAGAAATACTCAGACGTTGAAGCACCCGACAGGCTTGATTACCTGCTTGGAAGAGCTTACTACTTCACTTACATTCAGGCTGACGATGAGATTTCAAGGCTGAAAGATAAGTTAGAGCAGGAAGAGGAAAGGCTTCACTCAAACGACCCGGACGAAAGAAGAGTAGCTAAATACAGAATAAAGCTGATAAAGTCAGACATAGAAAGGTGGAAGGAAACAGCTAAAAAGAACCACGTAATCGGCGAAAAGATACTCAAAGAAGTTGCCGAAAAGTATCCCAATTCACCTTACGGCATAAAAGCAAGGAGAATCCTCTTAGGCGAAAAAATCCTAAATGTTGAACCTGTAATAAACCCGATAAAACACTCCATTTGGTGGAAGATTAAAGAAACCTTTTAA
- a CDS encoding Rne/Rng family ribonuclease, with the protein MSKVNKQILINAHTKEVRIAVLEDGELVEFYVERKGNRGTVGNIYKGRVHKIVPAVQAAFVDIGISKKAFLYVKDAVTVEIDEEDELFESGEFEIELPSIEEVLSEGQEVLVQVAKEPIGTKGPRVTTNITVPGHYLVLLPTINRIGISRRITDEKERERLKQIAEKIKPENYGLIIRTAAEGISEEEIEKDLAYILKVWRGLLEKAEKRPPPALLYQDLEIVPKTLRDLLTEDVSEVLIDSRKEFERAVSFAKAFIPRLAKRIKFYGQNVPLFEKFGVERAIEKALSRKVYLPNGGYIVIDETEALVSIDVNSGKFRNTKTLEETALEINLAAAKEIARQLRLRDIGGIIVIDFIDMKNEENKKLLLETLEKELAKDRARTKIVSMSDLGLVEMTRKRVKKSLGKSLTMTCPYCEGKGRVKSLETVTFEVEREILQNLKTNPAQCKVIKVYANPLVAEKLTTDEKDIIERIEKLYDKEIKVVPVEHYHIEKFMVVKG; encoded by the coding sequence TTGTCAAAAGTTAACAAACAGATTTTGATAAACGCTCACACAAAAGAAGTAAGAATAGCCGTTTTAGAAGACGGAGAGTTAGTAGAGTTCTACGTTGAAAGGAAAGGCAACAGAGGAACGGTCGGCAATATATACAAAGGAAGAGTCCACAAAATCGTTCCTGCCGTTCAGGCAGCATTCGTTGACATAGGCATATCTAAAAAAGCTTTCCTCTACGTAAAAGACGCCGTAACAGTAGAGATAGATGAAGAAGACGAACTTTTTGAAAGCGGCGAGTTTGAAATAGAGCTTCCATCAATAGAAGAGGTTTTATCGGAAGGACAAGAGGTTTTAGTTCAGGTAGCGAAAGAACCGATAGGAACAAAAGGTCCCCGCGTCACAACCAACATCACCGTCCCCGGACACTACTTAGTCCTTCTGCCCACAATAAACCGTATTGGAATATCAAGGAGAATAACCGACGAAAAAGAAAGAGAAAGACTAAAACAGATAGCCGAAAAGATAAAACCGGAAAATTACGGACTAATCATAAGGACGGCAGCAGAAGGAATTTCGGAAGAAGAAATAGAAAAAGATTTAGCCTACATACTAAAGGTCTGGAGAGGACTTTTAGAAAAGGCAGAAAAAAGACCTCCGCCGGCGCTTCTCTACCAAGACCTTGAAATAGTCCCCAAAACTTTAAGAGACCTCTTAACAGAAGACGTATCAGAAGTTCTCATAGATTCCCGCAAAGAATTTGAAAGGGCGGTCAGCTTTGCAAAAGCCTTTATCCCCAGACTTGCAAAGAGAATTAAGTTTTACGGTCAGAACGTTCCACTATTTGAAAAGTTCGGCGTTGAAAGGGCAATAGAAAAAGCGCTATCACGAAAGGTTTACCTTCCAAACGGCGGCTACATAGTTATAGATGAAACAGAGGCACTGGTTTCCATTGACGTTAACAGCGGAAAGTTCAGAAACACAAAAACGTTAGAAGAAACTGCTCTTGAAATAAACTTAGCAGCAGCAAAAGAGATAGCAAGACAGCTACGCTTAAGAGACATAGGCGGAATAATTGTCATTGACTTCATAGACATGAAAAACGAAGAAAACAAAAAACTGCTCCTTGAAACGTTAGAAAAAGAGTTAGCAAAAGACAGGGCAAGAACGAAAATCGTCAGCATGTCAGATTTAGGCTTGGTTGAAATGACGAGAAAAAGAGTAAAGAAAAGTTTAGGTAAAAGCCTGACAATGACGTGTCCCTACTGTGAAGGTAAAGGAAGAGTTAAATCTTTAGAAACCGTAACGTTTGAGGTGGAAAGGGAAATCCTTCAAAATCTTAAAACTAACCCTGCTCAGTGTAAAGTTATAAAAGTTTATGCAAATCCTTTAGTGGCGGAAAAACTGACAACGGACGAAAAAGATATAATTGAGAGAATTGAAAAGCTATACGACAAAGAAATAAAAGTTGTACCTGTTGAACACTACCACATAGAGAAATTTATGGTGGTTAAAGGATAA